From the Malus domestica chromosome 17, GDT2T_hap1 genome, one window contains:
- the LOC103454437 gene encoding uncharacterized protein isoform X12, whose translation MTTAIVRTILNYKNYDDWKSQIKTYLLAEDLWDIIDEGTDECPKTEDEEKAQSKAWKKKDAKALYAIQNSCADETYQLIKNKTTAKQAWNTLSKRLEKPGGPSNEKGAGHYKTQETFVKYVKSNDWDNAINLLSQDPQLGSAIVKWGGTALHYAIRKRCSVHIIQQLVELMEKEHLVIPAAFGYTALYYLIRWFPERVEVAKCMAEKNPNLRTILPPRDKKALVAIAQANTQGERMAHYFYSLTQPETIKVVDAAHLISHGFRLQRFGATFPHLFFFFLQISSTYLLTMFSFHICITYRYCVRFDSTLPKIGHEYRPQWEYPLSSIGQ comes from the exons ATGACAACTGCAATTGTTCGTACAATTCTTAACTATAAGAATTATGACGATTGGAAATCTCAGATCAAGACATACTTGTTGGCCGAAGATCTTTGGGACATTATAGATGAAGGCACTGATGAATGTCCTAAaacagaagatgaagaaaaagctcAAAGTAAGGCTTGGAAGAAGAAGGATGCCAAGGCCTTATATGCAATCCAGAATTCTTGCGCAGATGAAACTTATCAACTTATCAAGAACAAAACCACGGCCAAACAAGCATGGAATACTTTGTCAAAAAGACTGGAGAAGCCAGGTGGACCATCAAATGAAAAAG GAGCAGGACATTATAAGACCCAAGAAACTTTCGTGAAATATGTCAAGTCTAATGATTGGGATAATGCGATCAACTTACTTAGCCAAGATCCCCAACTAGGAAGTGCAATTGTTAAATGGGGTGGTACAGCTCTTCACTACGCAATCAGGAAGAGGTGCAGCGTGCACATTATACAACAGTTGGTGGAGTTAATGGAAAAGGAACACTTGGTAATACCAGCCGCATTTGGTTACACAGCTCTTTATTATTTGATACGTTGGTTTCCAGAAAGGGTTGAAGTAGCTAAATGCATGGCTGAAAAGAACCCCAATTTACGAACTATTTTACCGCCCCGGGATAAGAAGGCTCTAGTTGCGATCGCCCAAGCGAATACACAAGGGGAAAGAATGGCTCACTATTTTTATTCCCTCACTCAACCGGAAACGATAAAAGTTGTTGATGCCGCTCACCTTATTTCTCACGGTTTTCGTCTCCAAAGATTTGGTGCAACTTTCCcccatctatttttttttttcttacaaatTTCGTCTACATACTTACTTACAATGTTTTCTTTTCACATTTGTATTACATATAGATATTGCGTGAGATTTGATTCAACGTTACCCAAAATTGGCCATGAATACAGACCACAATGGGAATATCCCCTTAGCAGCATTGGCCAATAA
- the LOC103454437 gene encoding uncharacterized protein isoform X4, whose product MTTAIVRTILNYKNYDDWKSQIKTYLLAEDLWDIIDEGTDECPKTEDEEKAQSKAWKKKDAKALYAIQNSCADETYQLIKNKTTAKQAWNTLSKRLEKPGGPSNEKEYISVGEAYQPEVIIEETPGHYKTQETFVKYVKSNDWDNAINLLSQDPQLGSAIVKWGGTALHYAIRKRCSVHIIQQLVELMEKEHLVIPAAFGYTALYYLIRWFPERVEVAKCMAEKNPNLRTILPPRDKKALVAIAQANTQGERMAHYFYSLTQPETIKVVDAAHLISHGFRLQRFGICIKPLPPLDKEKRESDEGHLSDQKENQSHHLISSGMGFFRRQVANLRTLLGINRIYQIKLVHELVHQFLYIMCKAVRKEDMSYYQRRKLNETLCVAVERGHVEYITHFCRSTYPVLEVTNEKNQSLLHIAAESRHYNVYNIICEFLRKQDKDDLDRSKYGLFQSEGLKKTVRFKDHLGNNVLHTVARITPIVTN is encoded by the exons ATGACAACTGCAATTGTTCGTACAATTCTTAACTATAAGAATTATGACGATTGGAAATCTCAGATCAAGACATACTTGTTGGCCGAAGATCTTTGGGACATTATAGATGAAGGCACTGATGAATGTCCTAAaacagaagatgaagaaaaagctcAAAGTAAGGCTTGGAAGAAGAAGGATGCCAAGGCCTTATATGCAATCCAGAATTCTTGCGCAGATGAAACTTATCAACTTATCAAGAACAAAACCACGGCCAAACAAGCATGGAATACTTTGTCAAAAAGACTGGAGAAGCCAGGTGGACCATCAAATGAAAAAG aatACATATCAGTTGGTGAAGCGTATCAGCCAGAGGTTATAATAGAAGAAACACCAG GACATTATAAGACCCAAGAAACTTTCGTGAAATATGTCAAGTCTAATGATTGGGATAATGCGATCAACTTACTTAGCCAAGATCCCCAACTAGGAAGTGCAATTGTTAAATGGGGTGGTACAGCTCTTCACTACGCAATCAGGAAGAGGTGCAGCGTGCACATTATACAACAGTTGGTGGAGTTAATGGAAAAGGAACACTTGGTAATACCAGCCGCATTTGGTTACACAGCTCTTTATTATTTGATACGTTGGTTTCCAGAAAGGGTTGAAGTAGCTAAATGCATGGCTGAAAAGAACCCCAATTTACGAACTATTTTACCGCCCCGGGATAAGAAGGCTCTAGTTGCGATCGCCCAAGCGAATACACAAGGGGAAAGAATGGCTCACTATTTTTATTCCCTCACTCAACCGGAAACGATAAAAGTTGTTGATGCCGCTCACCTTATTTCTCACGGTTTTCGTCTCCAAAGATTTG GTATATGCATAAAACCTCTTCCTCCCCTCGACAAGGAAAAACGTGAAAGTGATGAAGGGCATCTGTCAGACCAAAAAGAGAATCAAAGTCATCATCTCATTTCCTCAG GAATGGGGTTTTTCCGAAGGCAAGTGGCGAATCTCCGCACACTTTTAG GAATTAATCGTATATATCAGATAAAATTAGTGCACGAGCTGGTCCATCAGTTTTTATATATCATGTGTAAAGCAGTGAGGAAGGAAGATATGAGTTATTATCAACGAAGGAAATTGAACGAAACATTATGTGTGGCAGTAGAACGAGGACATGTGGAGTATATTACTCATTTTTGTAGATCCACATATCCCGTACTTGAAGTTACGAACGAAAAAAATCAGAGTTTGCTCCATATTGCCGCTGAAAGTCGTCACTATAATGTTTATAATATTATATGTGAGTTTCTCCGAAAACAAGATAAAGATGATCTCGATAGATCCAAATATGGCCTTTTTCAATCCGAAGGACTAAAGAAAACAGTGAGGTTTAAGGATCACCTTGGCAATAATGTGCTACATACGGTAGCAAGGATTACCCCCATTGTCACAAATTGA
- the LOC103454437 gene encoding uncharacterized protein isoform X10: protein MTTAIVRTILNYKNYDDWKSQIKTYLLAEDLWDIIDEGTDECPKTEDEEKAQSKAWKKKDAKALYAIQNSCADETYQLIKNKTTAKQAWNTLSKRLEKPGGPSNEKEYISVGEAYQPEVIIEETPGHYKTQETFVKYVKSNDWDNAINLLSQDPQLGSAIVKWGGTALHYAIRKRCSVHIIQQLVELMEKEHLVIPAAFGYTALYYLIRWFPERVEVAKCMAEKNPNLRTILPPRDKKALVAIAQANTQGERMAHYFYSLTQPETIKVVDAAHLISHGFRLQRFGATFPHLFFFFLQISSTYLLTMFSFHICITYRYCVRFDSTLPKIGHEYRPQWEYPLSSIGQ from the exons ATGACAACTGCAATTGTTCGTACAATTCTTAACTATAAGAATTATGACGATTGGAAATCTCAGATCAAGACATACTTGTTGGCCGAAGATCTTTGGGACATTATAGATGAAGGCACTGATGAATGTCCTAAaacagaagatgaagaaaaagctcAAAGTAAGGCTTGGAAGAAGAAGGATGCCAAGGCCTTATATGCAATCCAGAATTCTTGCGCAGATGAAACTTATCAACTTATCAAGAACAAAACCACGGCCAAACAAGCATGGAATACTTTGTCAAAAAGACTGGAGAAGCCAGGTGGACCATCAAATGAAAAAG aatACATATCAGTTGGTGAAGCGTATCAGCCAGAGGTTATAATAGAAGAAACACCAG GACATTATAAGACCCAAGAAACTTTCGTGAAATATGTCAAGTCTAATGATTGGGATAATGCGATCAACTTACTTAGCCAAGATCCCCAACTAGGAAGTGCAATTGTTAAATGGGGTGGTACAGCTCTTCACTACGCAATCAGGAAGAGGTGCAGCGTGCACATTATACAACAGTTGGTGGAGTTAATGGAAAAGGAACACTTGGTAATACCAGCCGCATTTGGTTACACAGCTCTTTATTATTTGATACGTTGGTTTCCAGAAAGGGTTGAAGTAGCTAAATGCATGGCTGAAAAGAACCCCAATTTACGAACTATTTTACCGCCCCGGGATAAGAAGGCTCTAGTTGCGATCGCCCAAGCGAATACACAAGGGGAAAGAATGGCTCACTATTTTTATTCCCTCACTCAACCGGAAACGATAAAAGTTGTTGATGCCGCTCACCTTATTTCTCACGGTTTTCGTCTCCAAAGATTTGGTGCAACTTTCCcccatctatttttttttttcttacaaatTTCGTCTACATACTTACTTACAATGTTTTCTTTTCACATTTGTATTACATATAGATATTGCGTGAGATTTGATTCAACGTTACCCAAAATTGGCCATGAATACAGACCACAATGGGAATATCCCCTTAGCAGCATTGGCCAATAA
- the LOC103454437 gene encoding uncharacterized protein isoform X9 codes for MTTAIVRTILNYKNYDDWKSQIKTYLLAEDLWDIIDEGTDECPKTEDEEKAQSKAWKKKDAKALYAIQNSCADETYQLIKNKTTAKQAWNTLSKRLEKPGGPSNEKEYISVGEAYQPEVIIEETPGAGHYKTQETFVKYVKSNDWDNAINLLSQDPQLGSAIVKWGGTALHYAIRKRCSVHIIQQLVELMEKEHLVIPAAFGYTALYYLIRWFPERVEVAKCMAEKNPNLRTILPPRDKKALVAIAQANTQGERMAHYFYSLTQPETIKVVDAAHLISHGFRLQRFGATFPHLFFFFLQISSTYLLTMFSFHICITYRYCVRFDSTLPKIGHEYRPQWEYPLSSIGQ; via the exons ATGACAACTGCAATTGTTCGTACAATTCTTAACTATAAGAATTATGACGATTGGAAATCTCAGATCAAGACATACTTGTTGGCCGAAGATCTTTGGGACATTATAGATGAAGGCACTGATGAATGTCCTAAaacagaagatgaagaaaaagctcAAAGTAAGGCTTGGAAGAAGAAGGATGCCAAGGCCTTATATGCAATCCAGAATTCTTGCGCAGATGAAACTTATCAACTTATCAAGAACAAAACCACGGCCAAACAAGCATGGAATACTTTGTCAAAAAGACTGGAGAAGCCAGGTGGACCATCAAATGAAAAAG aatACATATCAGTTGGTGAAGCGTATCAGCCAGAGGTTATAATAGAAGAAACACCAG GAGCAGGACATTATAAGACCCAAGAAACTTTCGTGAAATATGTCAAGTCTAATGATTGGGATAATGCGATCAACTTACTTAGCCAAGATCCCCAACTAGGAAGTGCAATTGTTAAATGGGGTGGTACAGCTCTTCACTACGCAATCAGGAAGAGGTGCAGCGTGCACATTATACAACAGTTGGTGGAGTTAATGGAAAAGGAACACTTGGTAATACCAGCCGCATTTGGTTACACAGCTCTTTATTATTTGATACGTTGGTTTCCAGAAAGGGTTGAAGTAGCTAAATGCATGGCTGAAAAGAACCCCAATTTACGAACTATTTTACCGCCCCGGGATAAGAAGGCTCTAGTTGCGATCGCCCAAGCGAATACACAAGGGGAAAGAATGGCTCACTATTTTTATTCCCTCACTCAACCGGAAACGATAAAAGTTGTTGATGCCGCTCACCTTATTTCTCACGGTTTTCGTCTCCAAAGATTTGGTGCAACTTTCCcccatctatttttttttttcttacaaatTTCGTCTACATACTTACTTACAATGTTTTCTTTTCACATTTGTATTACATATAGATATTGCGTGAGATTTGATTCAACGTTACCCAAAATTGGCCATGAATACAGACCACAATGGGAATATCCCCTTAGCAGCATTGGCCAATAA
- the LOC103454437 gene encoding uncharacterized protein isoform X3 gives MTTAIVRTILNYKNYDDWKSQIKTYLLAEDLWDIIDEGTDECPKTEDEEKAQSKAWKKKDAKALYAIQNSCADETYQLIKNKTTAKQAWNTLSKRLEKPGGPSNEKEYISVGEAYQPEVIIEETPGAGHYKTQETFVKYVKSNDWDNAINLLSQDPQLGSAIVKWGGTALHYAIRKRCSVHIIQQLVELMEKEHLVIPAAFGYTALYYLIRWFPERVEVAKCMAEKNPNLRTILPPRDKKALVAIAQANTQGERMAHYFYSLTQPETIKVVDAAHLISHGFRLQRFGICIKPLPPLDKEKRESDEGHLSDQKENQSHHLISSGMGFFRRQVANLRTLLGINRIYQIKLVHELVHQFLYIMCKAVRKEDMSYYQRRKLNETLCVAVERGHVEYITHFCRSTYPVLEVTNEKNQSLLHIAAESRHYNVYNIICEFLRKQDKDDLDRSKYGLFQSEGLKKTVRFKDHLGNNVLHTVARITPIVTN, from the exons ATGACAACTGCAATTGTTCGTACAATTCTTAACTATAAGAATTATGACGATTGGAAATCTCAGATCAAGACATACTTGTTGGCCGAAGATCTTTGGGACATTATAGATGAAGGCACTGATGAATGTCCTAAaacagaagatgaagaaaaagctcAAAGTAAGGCTTGGAAGAAGAAGGATGCCAAGGCCTTATATGCAATCCAGAATTCTTGCGCAGATGAAACTTATCAACTTATCAAGAACAAAACCACGGCCAAACAAGCATGGAATACTTTGTCAAAAAGACTGGAGAAGCCAGGTGGACCATCAAATGAAAAAG aatACATATCAGTTGGTGAAGCGTATCAGCCAGAGGTTATAATAGAAGAAACACCAG GAGCAGGACATTATAAGACCCAAGAAACTTTCGTGAAATATGTCAAGTCTAATGATTGGGATAATGCGATCAACTTACTTAGCCAAGATCCCCAACTAGGAAGTGCAATTGTTAAATGGGGTGGTACAGCTCTTCACTACGCAATCAGGAAGAGGTGCAGCGTGCACATTATACAACAGTTGGTGGAGTTAATGGAAAAGGAACACTTGGTAATACCAGCCGCATTTGGTTACACAGCTCTTTATTATTTGATACGTTGGTTTCCAGAAAGGGTTGAAGTAGCTAAATGCATGGCTGAAAAGAACCCCAATTTACGAACTATTTTACCGCCCCGGGATAAGAAGGCTCTAGTTGCGATCGCCCAAGCGAATACACAAGGGGAAAGAATGGCTCACTATTTTTATTCCCTCACTCAACCGGAAACGATAAAAGTTGTTGATGCCGCTCACCTTATTTCTCACGGTTTTCGTCTCCAAAGATTTG GTATATGCATAAAACCTCTTCCTCCCCTCGACAAGGAAAAACGTGAAAGTGATGAAGGGCATCTGTCAGACCAAAAAGAGAATCAAAGTCATCATCTCATTTCCTCAG GAATGGGGTTTTTCCGAAGGCAAGTGGCGAATCTCCGCACACTTTTAG GAATTAATCGTATATATCAGATAAAATTAGTGCACGAGCTGGTCCATCAGTTTTTATATATCATGTGTAAAGCAGTGAGGAAGGAAGATATGAGTTATTATCAACGAAGGAAATTGAACGAAACATTATGTGTGGCAGTAGAACGAGGACATGTGGAGTATATTACTCATTTTTGTAGATCCACATATCCCGTACTTGAAGTTACGAACGAAAAAAATCAGAGTTTGCTCCATATTGCCGCTGAAAGTCGTCACTATAATGTTTATAATATTATATGTGAGTTTCTCCGAAAACAAGATAAAGATGATCTCGATAGATCCAAATATGGCCTTTTTCAATCCGAAGGACTAAAGAAAACAGTGAGGTTTAAGGATCACCTTGGCAATAATGTGCTACATACGGTAGCAAGGATTACCCCCATTGTCACAAATTGA